The following are encoded in a window of Clostridia bacterium genomic DNA:
- the scfB gene encoding thioether cross-link-forming SCIFF peptide maturase, with the protein MPDLLPVRLQDLLHPRKSGVQEIANGLELQRGRPTRAGVSRNWRRFGVPGARFLLDVQSGSLHCIDEAAWDVIGQLDEAVPRGAIAHIGADQIAEVAHDLDMLIEEGTLSYPDDPDTMPNTGQTLGPGVVKAMCLHVAHDCDMRCGYCFAGTGGFGGGRSLMPAEVGCAALDLLFKLSGGIRHLDVDFFGGEPLLNMEAVRTIVKHGRRLEAASGKVLKFTLTTNCLGLTPDIGGFLNDNNIAAVLSIDGRPAVHDAVRRTEHGGPTHERIMANALQFVQTRPDGEYYVRGTYTRRNLDFVDDVLYLADMGFDSISFEPVVSPPESPYSIREQDLPQVYASYDRLVDEMIARRRQGRGFRFFHFDLNLANGPCLAKRLLGCGAGREYVAVTPAGELYPCHQFVGRDGFIMGDVRSGIARPEIGSEFGRAHIYAKPVCRGCWARYMCSGGCHANAHQMNGTIAEPYSIGCRITRKRLESALTLAAAEATGDSRA; encoded by the coding sequence GTGCCAGACCTCCTGCCAGTCCGCCTGCAAGACCTCCTGCACCCTCGGAAATCAGGCGTGCAGGAAATAGCGAACGGCCTCGAGCTTCAGCGAGGGCGTCCGACCCGAGCCGGCGTCAGCCGCAACTGGCGACGGTTCGGTGTGCCGGGCGCCCGTTTCCTTCTCGACGTCCAGTCTGGCAGCTTGCATTGCATAGATGAGGCGGCGTGGGACGTCATCGGACAGCTCGACGAGGCTGTGCCCCGCGGGGCAATCGCTCACATCGGAGCGGATCAAATTGCCGAGGTCGCGCATGACCTCGACATGCTGATCGAGGAAGGCACGCTATCCTACCCGGACGACCCAGACACCATGCCCAATACTGGGCAGACCCTCGGCCCTGGCGTCGTGAAAGCGATGTGTCTCCACGTTGCCCACGACTGCGACATGCGTTGCGGATACTGCTTCGCCGGAACCGGAGGCTTCGGCGGTGGGCGATCGCTGATGCCCGCCGAGGTGGGCTGCGCCGCGCTGGACCTTCTGTTCAAGCTCAGCGGCGGCATTCGCCATCTGGATGTTGACTTCTTCGGAGGCGAACCGCTCCTCAATATGGAGGCAGTCCGGACCATCGTAAAGCACGGCCGCAGGCTGGAGGCGGCCTCTGGGAAAGTGTTGAAGTTCACCCTGACGACCAACTGCCTCGGGCTCACCCCCGATATCGGGGGGTTCCTGAACGATAACAACATCGCGGCCGTGCTATCAATCGATGGCAGGCCTGCGGTGCATGATGCGGTGCGCAGAACTGAGCATGGAGGCCCCACCCACGAGCGGATAATGGCAAACGCCCTGCAGTTCGTTCAAACACGGCCAGATGGGGAGTACTACGTGAGGGGCACGTATACAAGGCGGAACCTGGACTTCGTGGATGATGTGCTGTACTTGGCCGACATGGGTTTCGATAGCATATCCTTCGAACCAGTTGTGTCGCCTCCCGAGTCGCCATACTCAATTCGAGAGCAGGACCTTCCACAGGTGTACGCATCCTACGACAGGCTCGTGGATGAGATGATCGCCCGCAGGCGACAGGGACGGGGTTTCCGCTTCTTCCACTTCGACCTGAACCTTGCGAACGGCCCCTGCCTGGCCAAGAGGTTGCTAGGATGTGGGGCAGGGCGTGAGTATGTGGCCGTGACCCCTGCCGGCGAGCTGTACCCGTGCCATCAGTTCGTGGGGCGGGATGGCTTCATTATGGGGGATGTTCGCTCGGGGATCGCACGACCGGAAATCGGAAGCGAATTCGGCCGCGCGCACATCTACGCCAAGCCCGTGTGCAGGGGCTGCTGGGCGAGATACATGTGCTCTGGCGGTTGCCACGCCAACGCTCATCAGATGAACGGAACCATTGCTGAACCATATTCCATCGGATGCAGAATCACGCGGAAACGACTTGAGTCAGCTCTTACCCTTGCCGCGGCAGAGGCTACAGGCGATTCGCGAGCGTGA
- the scfA gene encoding six-cysteine ranthipeptide SCIFF, with translation MDKKNEKKHVKTVIASNLKATAASGGCRECQTSCQSACKTSCTLGNQACRK, from the coding sequence GTGGATAAGAAGAACGAGAAAAAGCATGTGAAAACTGTCATAGCCTCTAACCTTAAGGCCACCGCGGCCTCAGGTGGGTGCCGGGAGTGCCAGACCTCCTGCCAGTCCGCCTGCAAGACCTCCTGCACCCTCGGAAATCAGGCGTGCAGGAAATAG
- a CDS encoding YgeY family selenium metabolism-linked hydrolase, giving the protein MARAIQDVMRLAMEYEPKIVQFLRDLIRIPSTSGCEGAAMRRIVEEMQAVGLPDVEIDEIGNVVGRIGDGDLKVLYDSHIDTVGIGDISAWPHDPFEGKLENGIVYGRGASDNKAAIACMVYAARIMMDLDLGSGATLYVVGVPQEEDCDGWAIGEMISREFIRPDLVVLGECTNLGVNRGHRGRCEVAVATRGVSCHASAPERGENAIYKMIPTIKGVQALESKTKDDPFLGRGSIAVTRIESVSGSLNALPDLCKVYIDRRMTIGETAGSTIEDVRKHSDPCAEVSLLRYTEKSWTGYQADVPKDYPTWVLQPDHPAVLAGVEAARQVLGRDPVVSKWVFSTDGVSITGKHGIPTIGFGPGEEKYAHTVNDQVPVDHLAAATGFYAVFPDVAAAIMAKR; this is encoded by the coding sequence TTGGCACGTGCGATTCAGGATGTTATGAGGCTCGCAATGGAGTACGAGCCGAAGATAGTCCAGTTTCTGCGGGATCTGATCCGGATACCGTCCACCTCAGGGTGCGAGGGTGCGGCCATGAGGCGGATAGTCGAAGAAATGCAGGCTGTGGGCCTGCCAGATGTGGAGATAGATGAGATCGGCAATGTGGTGGGGCGGATTGGCGATGGAGATCTCAAAGTGCTGTACGATTCGCATATCGACACGGTGGGAATCGGCGACATAAGCGCCTGGCCCCATGACCCGTTTGAGGGCAAGTTGGAGAATGGGATCGTGTACGGGAGGGGGGCCTCGGATAACAAGGCAGCCATCGCGTGCATGGTGTATGCCGCCAGGATAATGATGGACCTTGATTTAGGCAGCGGCGCCACCCTATACGTTGTGGGAGTGCCTCAGGAAGAGGACTGCGATGGCTGGGCCATCGGGGAGATGATCTCCAGGGAGTTCATACGGCCCGATCTTGTGGTTCTGGGCGAGTGCACGAATCTGGGAGTGAATCGCGGCCATAGGGGCAGGTGCGAGGTTGCGGTTGCGACCAGGGGCGTATCCTGCCACGCGAGCGCGCCGGAGCGGGGAGAGAACGCCATCTACAAGATGATTCCAACGATCAAGGGAGTGCAGGCGCTTGAATCGAAGACTAAAGACGACCCGTTCCTCGGCCGCGGCAGCATTGCGGTTACCCGAATCGAGAGTGTGAGCGGGTCGCTGAACGCACTGCCCGACCTGTGCAAGGTGTACATCGACAGGCGCATGACCATAGGCGAGACAGCCGGTTCCACCATCGAGGACGTGAGAAAGCACTCCGACCCGTGTGCAGAGGTTTCGCTCCTCCGCTACACCGAGAAAAGCTGGACCGGATATCAGGCGGATGTGCCGAAGGACTATCCTACCTGGGTGCTTCAGCCGGATCACCCTGCGGTGCTCGCAGGAGTGGAGGCTGCAAGGCAGGTGCTTGGGAGGGATCCCGTGGTCAGCAAGTGGGTGTTCTCCACCGACGGCGTGTCGATCACTGGCAAGCACGGCATCCCCACCATAGGATTTGGCCCCGGTGAGGAGAAATACGCTCACACCGTGAACGATCAGGTGCCTGTGGACCATCTGGCAGCGGCGACCGGGTTCTACGCGGTCTTCCCGGACGTGGCCGCTGCGATCATGGCGAAGCGCTGA
- a CDS encoding WYL domain-containing protein, translated as MGVARDARIGAIVDKLRSAGGKIDLEQAASEHGVCCRTIARDIARLRTMGYDIEIRDGVMHSRGGLMPQLPSSVIAMRRMAVLAYLVAGPAAFTEIVDRLSDPIRGFSADERTVRRDMDYLCTQGFVEECDSREESGYRLSGAFMPRFSLTCDELLSVLHAVEAAPEAVAEPAAVRSIREKLLAAVAPSASLARLACRRRYMKGRTGRFDPEIQNLVDMLEVASLEERVVRITYRSRDVRGRAPNGESCDSGGSSGVRDVEPLGLVYYWFHDAWYLVAQCRRAGEIRHFRLDRITGVVVTNSHFQYPDSFDLASHVSGMWGVFSGKSTRVRVRFFNEMNVFARLQAEAGDRPSCLLTPCDDGTTELSDTVAGLSEFRTWLRSFGSSAQVIEPKELAQELVDSAIVMRRIYAASPCDPGEGSRRPPIAPSSLSPSPPAVSATAGASAALRVPSRAEMTEAMYLRLIQIVNRLRSTPEGMTVTELADECGATPEMVAADLELLLSHGRVPLACSADDPDTGCDGEQKPEDEIWMLSSSDFSFPITSLSRHETSTILRILDRLPAGADVAGARDKVEAGLTAVHSSDEVMRAIGRRVVKAGRIMYGPGQEEQKVDALGKYVAGNAAIRVEYVGASGAQSERDTCAVALVYDWRTCAWYLYGFSGSEQFRHFKVSRIRNCRLSSIRIAPPSDDDVDAHVKSCWGVECSSEPVDVAVRFSNDFNVISRMRSDTADRASATYLELPDGSVIYRDTMPGCNEFRAWLATFGESAEALAPGELRASMAAGVERVLARYGIDIAGV; from the coding sequence ATGGGAGTAGCGCGCGATGCTCGTATTGGCGCAATTGTCGACAAACTGCGGTCGGCAGGCGGGAAAATCGACTTGGAGCAGGCTGCTTCGGAACACGGCGTCTGCTGCCGTACTATCGCACGTGATATCGCAAGGCTGCGGACGATGGGGTACGATATTGAGATCCGCGATGGGGTGATGCATTCCCGCGGTGGGCTTATGCCGCAGCTGCCGTCCTCTGTGATAGCAATGAGGCGCATGGCGGTCCTCGCATACCTTGTGGCCGGGCCTGCTGCGTTCACGGAGATTGTGGACCGTCTCTCCGATCCCATCCGGGGCTTTTCTGCGGATGAGCGGACAGTAAGGCGAGACATGGACTACCTCTGCACGCAGGGCTTTGTGGAAGAGTGCGACAGTCGTGAAGAATCAGGATACCGTCTGAGCGGGGCCTTCATGCCCCGTTTTTCGCTCACTTGTGATGAACTACTGTCGGTGCTCCATGCAGTGGAGGCAGCTCCGGAGGCGGTGGCGGAACCCGCTGCTGTGAGGTCAATCCGAGAGAAACTCTTAGCGGCAGTGGCGCCATCAGCGAGCCTTGCAAGGCTCGCCTGCCGCAGGCGGTACATGAAAGGCAGGACGGGGCGATTTGACCCTGAGATTCAGAACCTCGTCGACATGCTCGAGGTGGCCTCGCTCGAAGAGAGAGTGGTCAGGATCACATATCGTTCGCGCGACGTTCGGGGCAGGGCGCCTAACGGAGAGTCCTGCGATAGCGGCGGATCCAGCGGAGTAAGGGACGTTGAACCACTAGGGCTTGTGTACTACTGGTTCCACGATGCCTGGTACCTCGTGGCTCAGTGCCGCCGTGCTGGAGAGATCCGTCATTTCCGCCTGGACCGCATCACCGGAGTGGTGGTGACCAACTCGCACTTCCAGTACCCCGACTCCTTCGATTTGGCGTCGCATGTGTCAGGGATGTGGGGAGTGTTCTCGGGGAAGTCCACCCGCGTAAGGGTTCGGTTCTTCAACGAGATGAACGTGTTCGCGCGGCTTCAGGCTGAGGCAGGCGATAGACCATCGTGCCTTCTCACGCCCTGCGATGACGGCACAACAGAGCTTTCGGATACGGTGGCGGGTCTCTCAGAGTTCCGGACGTGGCTACGGTCGTTCGGCTCTTCTGCACAGGTGATCGAGCCGAAGGAGTTGGCTCAAGAACTGGTGGACAGCGCCATCGTGATGCGACGCATCTATGCAGCCTCCCCATGCGATCCAGGCGAGGGCTCGCGCCGCCCTCCGATTGCGCCATCGTCGCTGTCGCCTTCGCCCCCCGCTGTTTCGGCTACTGCTGGAGCTTCCGCTGCTCTGAGAGTCCCTTCGCGTGCGGAGATGACCGAGGCGATGTACTTGAGGTTGATTCAGATAGTCAACAGGCTTCGCTCCACACCAGAAGGCATGACAGTCACTGAACTGGCGGATGAGTGTGGGGCCACTCCGGAGATGGTGGCAGCAGATCTTGAACTGCTTCTATCCCACGGCCGCGTTCCACTGGCGTGCAGTGCTGACGATCCAGATACTGGCTGCGATGGGGAGCAGAAACCTGAAGACGAGATCTGGATGCTGTCATCGTCGGACTTCTCCTTTCCCATCACCTCGCTCAGCCGCCACGAAACCAGCACCATCCTCCGAATTCTGGATCGCCTTCCCGCGGGCGCGGACGTGGCGGGTGCGCGTGACAAGGTGGAGGCTGGTCTCACAGCGGTTCATTCATCGGACGAAGTCATGCGCGCTATCGGGCGACGGGTGGTCAAAGCGGGGCGAATCATGTATGGTCCGGGGCAGGAGGAACAGAAAGTGGATGCTCTGGGCAAGTACGTGGCCGGAAACGCTGCGATAAGAGTTGAATACGTGGGCGCGTCTGGAGCGCAGTCTGAAAGAGACACTTGCGCAGTTGCCTTGGTGTACGACTGGCGAACCTGTGCGTGGTACCTCTACGGCTTCAGTGGTTCCGAGCAGTTCAGGCATTTCAAGGTGTCGAGAATCCGTAACTGCCGGCTGTCGTCGATTCGTATCGCCCCCCCGTCTGACGATGACGTTGATGCGCACGTTAAGAGCTGTTGGGGAGTGGAATGCTCATCGGAACCGGTGGATGTGGCAGTGCGTTTCTCGAACGACTTCAACGTAATAAGCCGCATGCGGTCCGACACTGCCGACAGGGCATCAGCCACGTACTTGGAACTTCCTGACGGCTCAGTAATATACCGCGACACCATGCCAGGATGCAACGAGTTCCGAGCCTGGCTTGCTACGTTCGGTGAATCAGCCGAGGCGCTGGCCCCGGGCGAGCTTAGGGCCAGTATGGCTGCTGGAGTGGAGAGGGTGCTCGCCAGGTACGGCATCGATATCGCTGGCGTCTGA
- a CDS encoding sigma-70 family RNA polymerase sigma factor: MDIGATCDGELIRIVQATGSGDAFERLLSNYSGALYRWTAPYRGYVHDREELMQEARLGFLAAVRGYDPTKSSFYSFAQLCVVRRLMSAARSSVRMKAAVRGFTIPLRYGADGQDDNRDPIETIADTTAIDPAESVERLEECRRIWSVAKTALTPLELEAMSWIANGLSYREAAAAIGVTAKGVDNAVARARRKLRELLSLELKRDGIA; encoded by the coding sequence ATGGATATTGGGGCAACTTGCGATGGCGAACTGATCCGCATCGTTCAGGCCACCGGGTCAGGTGACGCGTTCGAGCGGCTTCTTTCCAACTACTCCGGAGCGCTCTATAGGTGGACGGCGCCCTACAGGGGTTATGTCCACGACCGAGAAGAGCTGATGCAGGAGGCGCGGCTCGGGTTCCTTGCGGCTGTGCGTGGGTATGATCCGACTAAGTCCAGCTTCTACTCTTTCGCACAGCTCTGTGTTGTACGAAGGCTGATGAGTGCGGCCAGATCGAGTGTACGCATGAAGGCCGCGGTTCGTGGATTCACAATCCCCCTTCGCTACGGGGCTGACGGACAGGATGACAACAGAGATCCCATAGAGACGATCGCTGACACGACGGCGATCGATCCGGCCGAGTCCGTGGAGCGGCTTGAGGAGTGCCGAAGAATCTGGTCAGTAGCGAAGACAGCGCTTACCCCGCTTGAACTCGAAGCCATGTCGTGGATCGCCAATGGCCTATCGTATCGCGAGGCCGCTGCTGCAATCGGCGTCACCGCCAAGGGGGTTGACAACGCTGTTGCAAGGGCGCGAAGGAAACTCCGCGAACTCCTTTCATTGGAACTCAAGAGGGATGGGATTGCCTGA
- the thrC gene encoding threonine synthase: protein MKYVNGYTCVSCGASYCALPLSYTCPACGGILDVGYSYESINGDSLRDSLRASADRSIWRYEDLLPVDPGGPRPGLRVGGTPLYHSARLGAELGMDMVLVKDDGLNPTASLKDRASAVAVAKALEAHASTISCSSTGNAASSCAGCAASIGLRAVIFVPERAPSGKLAQLLIFGAVVVKVKGDYRDAFNLSAEAIRTYGWYNRNAAINPYMVEGKKTVSYEICEDLGFEVPDWVVVSVGDGCTIAGVWKGFREFYAIGAISRTPRILGVQSEGSNPISTSFRTGLPLQPGREDTLADSIAVGVPRNPVKALRAIRESGGTMIDVSDDEILAAMRVLGRTTGVYGEPAGAAGLAGLMRAVRTGVVGRSERVCVIVTGNGLKDISSGARATGEPISIPPDMRVLEGELSRVAPALLP from the coding sequence GTGAAGTACGTCAACGGCTACACATGCGTATCGTGTGGCGCTTCCTATTGTGCACTTCCGCTTTCCTACACCTGCCCTGCCTGCGGCGGCATTCTGGACGTCGGATACTCTTATGAATCAATCAACGGCGATTCGCTTCGGGATTCACTGCGCGCAAGTGCTGATCGCTCCATATGGAGGTATGAGGATCTACTTCCGGTTGATCCCGGAGGGCCCAGGCCTGGGCTGCGCGTGGGCGGAACTCCCCTATACCATAGCGCGCGCCTTGGAGCTGAACTGGGAATGGATATGGTCTTGGTGAAGGATGATGGGCTCAACCCGACTGCTTCGCTCAAGGACCGAGCTTCCGCAGTAGCGGTGGCCAAGGCGCTTGAGGCTCACGCCTCCACTATCAGCTGCTCATCAACGGGAAACGCCGCATCCTCCTGCGCCGGCTGCGCAGCTTCGATTGGCTTGCGGGCAGTGATATTTGTCCCGGAACGAGCGCCGTCTGGAAAGCTCGCTCAGCTTCTGATTTTCGGGGCGGTGGTAGTGAAGGTGAAGGGCGACTACCGTGACGCCTTCAATCTATCAGCGGAGGCGATCCGAACCTACGGATGGTACAACCGGAACGCCGCCATCAATCCATACATGGTGGAAGGCAAGAAGACGGTGTCCTACGAGATCTGTGAGGATCTGGGATTCGAGGTTCCGGATTGGGTCGTGGTGTCGGTGGGAGACGGATGCACAATTGCAGGAGTATGGAAAGGCTTCCGAGAATTCTACGCTATCGGTGCAATTTCACGTACGCCGCGAATTCTCGGGGTTCAATCGGAAGGGTCCAATCCGATAAGCACTTCGTTTCGAACTGGTCTTCCTCTGCAGCCCGGGCGGGAGGACACTCTTGCAGATTCAATCGCTGTCGGCGTTCCTCGAAACCCCGTTAAGGCTCTCCGGGCGATAAGAGAGTCTGGTGGAACCATGATCGACGTTTCTGATGATGAGATACTCGCAGCCATGCGGGTGCTGGGGAGAACTACCGGCGTATATGGTGAGCCGGCCGGAGCGGCAGGGCTCGCCGGGCTCATGAGAGCAGTTCGGACCGGGGTTGTGGGCAGGTCGGAGCGAGTGTGCGTAATTGTGACTGGCAACGGGCTTAAGGACATATCCTCCGGCGCCCGCGCGACGGGTGAGCCGATCAGCATCCCTCCAGATATGCGGGTCCTCGAGGGAGAACTCTCAAGGGTCGCGCCGGCTCTTCTGCCATAG
- the hydA gene encoding dihydropyrimidinase — protein MPDLVICGGSVVSSESTIAADVYVHAGRVVDVMPVDGAPRARADMPSGVWASVDASGMLVLPGIIDPHVHFGLRSRGSITADDFSSGTEAAAAGGVTTVIDYADHAAGKRLRDCAMARLDEAAALASVDFSVHQNVVRLEPDTLEQLCELSGLGIASVKVFTTYKDAGYMLDGKSLAGILAASRESGILVTVHAESDPVIEDAGRGLIAQGDTSVHAHARSRPAEAEAAAIGAVIEAAASVAGRVYFVHVSTGVGIQRIIAARERGLEVHAETCPHYLLLDESAYGREDAALYIMSPPLRRGQDRAMLWEAMRAGRIDTISTDHCAFTPGQKALGTSCFDTLPGIPGVQTLLPLIYTYGVRAGRLNITDMVRMMCENPARLFGLWGRKGSISPGFDADFVILDPSGGSTLSGDELISKSGYTPYEGIEVSGEIRQVYLRGEIVFERGRFCGRSGGGRYVPAWQGR, from the coding sequence ATGCCTGATCTTGTTATCTGCGGAGGAAGTGTAGTCTCATCTGAATCGACTATTGCGGCAGACGTGTACGTGCACGCTGGGCGGGTAGTGGACGTGATGCCTGTTGATGGCGCACCCCGCGCGCGGGCTGACATGCCATCTGGGGTGTGGGCATCGGTGGATGCCTCGGGGATGCTCGTGCTGCCGGGCATCATCGATCCCCACGTCCACTTCGGCCTCAGATCAAGAGGGTCCATTACTGCGGATGACTTCAGTTCTGGAACTGAGGCAGCGGCCGCAGGCGGAGTGACGACCGTAATCGACTACGCAGACCATGCCGCCGGCAAGCGCCTGCGGGATTGCGCAATGGCACGGCTCGATGAAGCGGCGGCGCTTGCTAGTGTTGACTTCTCAGTGCACCAGAATGTGGTGAGGCTCGAGCCGGATACCCTCGAGCAGCTGTGTGAACTGTCCGGCCTGGGAATCGCCAGTGTGAAAGTGTTCACTACCTACAAGGACGCCGGGTACATGCTGGATGGCAAGTCCCTTGCAGGCATTCTCGCCGCATCACGGGAAAGCGGCATTCTGGTTACCGTGCATGCGGAAAGCGATCCCGTGATCGAGGACGCCGGCCGTGGCCTGATTGCGCAGGGAGATACGTCTGTTCACGCACACGCCAGGTCTCGGCCTGCCGAGGCAGAAGCAGCTGCGATCGGTGCGGTCATCGAGGCCGCCGCGTCTGTCGCTGGTCGAGTCTATTTCGTGCACGTCTCGACCGGCGTAGGGATCCAGAGGATCATCGCTGCAAGAGAACGCGGCCTTGAAGTGCACGCCGAAACCTGCCCGCATTACCTGCTTCTCGATGAGAGCGCCTACGGACGGGAGGACGCGGCGCTTTACATAATGAGCCCGCCGCTGAGGCGAGGGCAGGATCGCGCGATGCTCTGGGAGGCTATGAGGGCGGGCCGGATCGATACGATTTCCACTGATCACTGCGCCTTTACCCCGGGGCAGAAGGCCCTGGGCACAAGCTGTTTTGACACGCTGCCCGGCATCCCCGGAGTTCAGACACTCCTTCCTTTGATCTACACATACGGGGTGCGCGCAGGGCGGCTCAATATCACCGACATGGTGAGAATGATGTGCGAAAACCCCGCCCGGCTCTTCGGGCTGTGGGGGCGGAAGGGGAGCATATCGCCTGGCTTTGACGCGGATTTCGTCATTCTCGACCCCTCAGGTGGATCCACGCTCTCTGGAGATGAGCTGATTTCGAAGTCGGGATACACGCCTTACGAGGGCATCGAGGTAAGTGGAGAGATTCGACAGGTGTACCTTCGAGGCGAGATCGTTTTCGAGCGTGGGAGGTTCTGTGGACGCTCTGGGGGCGGACGATACGTGCCTGCTTGGCAGGGACGATGA
- a CDS encoding metallophosphoesterase has product MDPIRLLHTADLHLDHVLTDYGRSARAVRRADLIATFNFLVDEAIRSDVKVLLVAGDLICAASAAESTVRTVREGFARLGRALVQVAVAPGESEEHGDLALLREACRPDNVHLFMGEEWSRFSPIQGVTIWGLRTANRNSDIPVLRSLIVEESGRHIGLMHATYADTPGEPISSITRDDLAAAGLDYLALGHHHNRLNCSVGRAQCWYPGSPAHIGYETRGERHCLIVTMRDDGVRVSPLKVPSRAQRVVHMDVTGKTPDQMRKRLEELADPDLCLNLELQGRLEFEQTACLACLEAEFAPRFLDLNVNDDTVPSRSARPSDSVQGDDLEQALIRRAAGVLRRASVAGHDRAGGESAPIGGRVLSRGLKLCLRALREAPASENRET; this is encoded by the coding sequence TTGGATCCCATCAGGCTTCTGCATACTGCCGATTTGCATCTGGATCATGTTCTCACCGACTACGGGCGCTCTGCGCGCGCTGTGCGCCGGGCCGATCTCATCGCGACCTTCAACTTCCTGGTGGATGAGGCCATTCGCTCTGATGTGAAGGTATTGCTCGTGGCAGGAGACCTAATATGCGCGGCGTCCGCCGCGGAGTCTACTGTACGGACTGTTAGAGAGGGGTTCGCGCGACTTGGACGGGCCTTGGTGCAGGTGGCGGTGGCGCCCGGTGAATCGGAAGAGCACGGAGACCTCGCGCTCCTGCGCGAAGCGTGCCGACCGGACAATGTGCATCTATTCATGGGTGAGGAATGGTCCAGGTTCTCCCCAATACAGGGGGTTACAATCTGGGGATTGCGCACTGCCAACAGAAACTCAGATATCCCTGTGCTCAGGAGCCTGATAGTGGAGGAATCTGGGCGGCACATTGGACTGATGCATGCCACCTACGCCGACACTCCCGGAGAGCCCATATCATCGATCACCCGTGATGACCTGGCTGCTGCCGGTCTTGACTACCTGGCGCTCGGGCATCACCACAACAGGCTCAACTGCTCTGTAGGACGTGCGCAGTGCTGGTACCCAGGCTCGCCTGCGCACATCGGCTACGAAACCAGGGGAGAAAGGCATTGCCTCATCGTCACCATGCGTGACGATGGTGTCCGGGTGAGTCCATTGAAGGTTCCGAGCAGGGCGCAGAGAGTGGTTCACATGGATGTGACCGGCAAGACCCCTGACCAGATGCGCAAAAGGCTGGAGGAACTTGCGGACCCGGACCTATGCTTGAATCTGGAACTGCAGGGCCGACTTGAGTTTGAGCAGACCGCTTGCCTCGCGTGCCTTGAAGCCGAGTTCGCCCCCAGGTTCCTTGACCTGAATGTGAACGATGACACTGTGCCGTCCCGATCCGCCAGGCCGTCTGATTCTGTACAAGGTGATGATCTTGAACAGGCACTCATACGAAGGGCTGCCGGAGTGCTACGGCGCGCCTCGGTGGCCGGACACGACAGGGCTGGGGGGGAGTCTGCTCCCATCGGAGGACGAGTCCTGTCGCGTGGCCTGAAGCTTTGCCTTCGCGCTTTGAGGGAGGCGCCTGCCAGTGAGAATCGAGAGACTTAA
- a CDS encoding M42 family metallopeptidase, which translates to MKDLIKKLTEAYGPSGSESQIMATIKAEVEQYVDDIRLDALGSLICRVDPKLPAPGVAPKRIMVDAHMDEIGVVASYIDDKGFIRFSPVGGLSPWVLMGQRVRFENGVVGVFGTERLEDIKELKIEKMFIDIGARDRAEAEHKVRIGDAACILREFADLGSRVIAKAMDDRVACAVVIEALKRARPAAAAVYYVFAVQEEVGLRGARAAAYGINPHVGIAVDVTIWGDTPESAPFSVCLGRGVAIKAKDSSVIAHPKVKNLMIDVAEKNGIPYQMEVLERGGTDAGAIHLTREGVPSGTISIPCRYVHTPCEMVDMGDVEASVKLLAGVVEELASPAGGGIL; encoded by the coding sequence ATGAAGGATCTCATCAAGAAACTCACTGAGGCATACGGCCCGTCCGGGTCGGAGAGCCAGATAATGGCGACCATCAAGGCCGAGGTCGAGCAGTATGTCGACGATATTCGCCTTGATGCGCTCGGCAGCCTGATCTGCCGAGTTGACCCCAAGTTGCCCGCGCCTGGGGTGGCGCCCAAGAGGATAATGGTGGATGCGCATATGGACGAGATCGGGGTGGTGGCGTCCTACATAGATGACAAGGGTTTCATCAGGTTCTCCCCAGTCGGTGGGCTCTCACCTTGGGTGCTGATGGGGCAGAGAGTCCGTTTCGAAAACGGCGTTGTGGGGGTTTTTGGCACTGAGCGGCTCGAGGACATCAAAGAGCTCAAAATCGAGAAGATGTTCATCGACATCGGCGCTCGGGACCGCGCAGAGGCGGAGCATAAGGTCCGCATCGGGGACGCGGCCTGCATTCTTCGGGAGTTCGCTGACCTTGGCAGCCGCGTGATTGCCAAGGCAATGGACGACAGGGTTGCGTGTGCCGTAGTGATCGAGGCTCTTAAGAGAGCGCGCCCCGCCGCGGCCGCGGTGTACTACGTGTTCGCGGTTCAGGAGGAGGTGGGCCTGCGCGGGGCGAGGGCTGCGGCTTACGGGATCAACCCGCACGTGGGCATAGCAGTTGACGTGACCATATGGGGCGACACTCCCGAGAGCGCTCCATTCTCGGTATGTCTTGGACGAGGAGTGGCGATCAAGGCGAAGGACTCCAGTGTGATTGCCCACCCCAAGGTGAAGAACCTCATGATCGACGTGGCGGAGAAGAATGGCATCCCATACCAGATGGAAGTGCTTGAGCGCGGAGGGACTGACGCCGGCGCCATCCACCTGACCCGGGAAGGAGTCCCATCGGGAACCATCTCCATTCCCTGCAGGTACGTGCATACTCCGTGTGAGATGGTTGACATGGGCGATGTTGAGGCAAGCGTCAAGCTGCTTGCTGGTGTTGTGGAGGAGTTGGCATCTCCAGCCGGCGGTGGTATACTCTAA